The Denticeps clupeoides unplaced genomic scaffold, fDenClu1.1, whole genome shotgun sequence DNA segment ACCTCGCAGGAAGTGGAAACGGCAGCGGCCCGGTGCCCCTCTCTGGGACGGGAAACTGTCTCCTGCGCAGATGTTGACACACTCGTCGCACGGTGTTGTCCATGTGTGCCctccttttcaaaatgaaatgggaaatctcacacacacacacacacacacacaccctcacaagGCCTGGAAACAGGTGCCCGGGACTCTATTGTTCCTTCCCTTCACCAACACCCACTGAGAGGTCTTAGCAACCCAGACGTGAGAAGCCATGAGTCACCGGCCTTAGTGCCGGGATAATGGCAGGAAAGAGAGGCTGAAGGCTttctcggggcagtggtggcctagcggttaaggaagcggccccgtaaccagacggttgccggttcgaatcccgatccgccaaggtgctactgaagtgccactgagcaaagcaccgtccccacacgctgctccccgggcgcctgtcatggctgcccactgctcaccaagggcgatggttaaaagcagaggacacatttcgttgtgtcaccctgtgctgtgctgtgtatcacaatgacaatcactttcacttcaagaaAGGTCACTTATTTCGAAAATGGAACACAGATGCCTACGTTGGCACCTACTGAACGACCAATAAGGGGGTCAAGACGACAcatcaattaatttattttgtaaaaaatgtttcttgtcTTTGTCCAGCAAAAGAGCTCAATATAATTTGAATAACCTTATCATATTAATCAACCTCCAGTCTTTACAGTTTGCATTACTCGGATAGAATAGAAGTCCTTGACCTGCTCGGACCCTTAATAGATAATCATTACACATCTTTCTCGGGTTATAACAGATGTtaagaaaagaacacaaaagcCAAATGAGCATAAGTTTCAACAAGCTCTCTGCAAACAACAGCGGCTCCAGGCCTGACAAATCAGTACATATAAATAcggaaacattaaaaaaatacgtgttcggtaaaaaaaaaaaaaaaaacacttagcATTTTCCAATCTACAACATTCTTTGTCCACCAGAAATACTTTCTCTACTTTCAAATCTCCCGTTCACCGTGTTACCAGTTTTGCAAGTCATTCAGCGTTCACAAATCCATCGTGTATTTCACCTATTAGCTCCTTCCACGGCTCCACCACTCACTGCACAAACCATTCGCCatgtcttccttttctttccttaAGTTGTCGGCACGACTGCGTGATTCTGAATGTGACCCATCTTGACCATATCGTGCTGGACAATCTGTAATTACACATTTCTTCCGAATTTTTACGTCTTGAAACCACAGTCTGCAGGCTTCCATCATTCCGATTTATCCTTCACCCCTCCTCCAAGGCTTCAGCAGGCCTGCAGCATGGCTGGCTGGTAGGGACCATTGAGGACCTTCAAGAGAGTGTTATTGTCAGCACAACAGTCTACACAGTGTACAGTGTCTTGAACACAAAAGAAATGTATAGACCGCTCCAAAAACTGAGGGGAACACTTGAACAAATCAAACTGTCCGCTCAGGAAGCAACACCGATCGACCCTCAATTTCACATGCAGTCGCGCAAACGGAACAGACAACAGGCGGAAATGAGCGggaattagcaagacgtcccgaGTAAAGGCGTGGCCCCCCGCGTATTTAATCCGTGAAAAGATTACCCGCGCCACCTTGTATCGGACCTTGGTGTTGGTGACGGCGCCGTGCTTCTGTCTCAGGTGGAGGCGGAGCTGACTCTTGTGACGGAAGTGAAGGTCACACTTCTCACACTGGCAGGAGGGACGGCGAAATAAAACACAGGCCTCAGTCAAAGAACATGACGAACAAAAGGCACGAACTATATACAGatgcgcacgtgtgtgtgtgtgtgtgtgtgtgcgtgcatgatGTGCACACTCACGCTGTACGGCTTCTCCCCGGTGTGTATGCGCAGGTGGCTCTTGAGCGTCTGCAGGTGGCGGAAGCGGGTTCCGCAGGTGTGGCACGGATACggcttctccccggtgtggATTAGGACGTGAGCCCGCAGGTGAGCGACCTGTCAATCAAACACACGGCGGTGAGCAACTGAGCGATTTGACCTGTCAGATTAGAGCTAAGCATCCAGCGTCTGCAGCAGGGCTGGGGCGGAATGGCGGTTTATCGCGATATACTTTCCAACATTGAAAGGTTTGATTTTCATCACAACTTTTTCTGAAATTGAAAGACTGGTAccgaagacaccagagataatcAACAGCTAAGAAACGTACAAACGTCACGTGGTGCTGCATGTGTGACATCTAAAGAACTCGCCTGAGATGAAATGTGTTCTATGTTTTCAAACGAAAGTTATTGTAACTTATAAATCAAAGCCTGCCCGACtcaaatctgattggttgatttgctaagtaaaccaatcaggatgctctttgtccAGTGCTTTGTCTCTCTCATTCCATTGCATACACACGGTACTCTCTCACGTTCACTTTGCAGGCATCAGGGAGCTGCTGTCCATAAATCGGGAGACTCCCGAAACATCCGGGTGACATGGGATGTCCACAAAATACACTAATTTCATCTACTTTTAccgtggtagggtggtagtggtagggtggtagtagcctagtgggtaacacactcgcctatgaaccagaagacccaggtcatctaccattgtgtcccggagcaagacacttaacccaaagttgctccggggggggggactgtccctgtaactactgattgtaagtcgctctggataagggcgtctggtaaatgctgtgaatgtaagtgGACATCGAGCTCGTATAGTTGCCCAGCACTAATCCACCAAGGGGTGTTCTTACAAGACAGGTTAGCATGCAAACTCCAGCAGTTTCATGCGTCTCGTCCATACCTGGACAAACCTGGCTCCACAGGTGTCACAGTGGTACGGCTTCTCCCCCGAGTGGATGCGGGAGTGCGTCTTGAGGTTGGCTGGACGGTTGAACTGGGCTCCACACACGCCGCagcggtagggcttctctcctgtGAGAGGCCAGGATCCCTTCTCAGTGGCCATACATCCAAACCGTCTACAATTCCCCAGCATGCATCAGTGCGTACCTGTGAAGCTGGCCTTAGGGGGACCCTGGTTTCCGCTGTAAGAGATTGGCGAGTGGCTGCCCTCTCGTTTGACTGGATGTTTGTTCTGATCTGCAACTTCCGGCTCAGGTGAAGGGTGCTGATAAAGAGATCGACGGGCTACGAGGGAAATAAGAAAATTGAAAATCTCAAGCAATTTCTTTTAGACAATCTACATAGCAATTCCATGTGcaatgttggggggggggggctgaccTGGATCTCCTTTTAACAGAAGTGTCCTGGGTTGCAGGATGGGGTCCAGTGAGTGGGCTAGAAACCCTTGGAGTGGCAGGAATGATGGTTTTGGGCGTGACAAGCCGCTCAGAACGACTGGTCCATGTCTGAAAAGTGATGGCGTGATAAATGATATAAGTAAAATCAGTAACCTTTACCCCAACCATCTCTCACCACCCAAGGAAGCATGCTTTGAGGTATGCTAAATCAACCAACTCACCTGTCACCGACCTCCAGGTCCGCCTTTGGCAAATCCTTGTTGGTCATTTTGGGCGTGGCCTCCATGCTGCTCTCAGCGGGGGGAGAGCAGATGCAGTCCTGCTGCCCGTCCCCTGGTCCTTCTTCTTTGATGTTTGAGGCGCAGAGAGGGTTTAGAACAATGTACTTATACTTCTTCCAGTTACAAGCCTTGGGGTCAGGGACAGGCTTActctaaaaacaaaaaacgaatgAACCTTCAGTTTGGGCATGTTGGACAGTGGCGGTTCTGAGCAGTTCGCCCATATCCATGTTGGTTACGGTGTACAGGCTTAAGAACATGTACCCTCAGATTGGGGCTGAGGTTGCAGCTGCTGAACTCGACGGGTGAGTTGGGATGGCAGCCAGATTGAGAAGGGCTGTCTGGTGACCGAGTGCCAAATCCAGCGGCGCCCCGCTGATCTCCGGGGACCCTGCGGGAAAAGGTGTAATGTTGGCTATTGGTAACGTAGTtctagaaagtgaagtgaaagtgaaatgattgcacggcagcacagcacacggtgcacacagtgaaatttgtcctctgcatttatcccatcacccttggtgagcagtgggcagccatgacaggtgcccggggagcagtgtgtggggacggtgttttgctcagtggcaccttggctgatcgggattcgaaccggcaaccttctgattacggggccgcttccttaaccaccaggacACCACTGTCCCATCTGATCCTCTTGCTCTTTTCTCACCTCGCCGTGTCCCTGCACTCCTCTGCCTCGGCTGCCGGTGCCGTGGGTGTGCGGCAGCTCATGCTGGAGTTAGACAGCGCTCCACCGGGGGGCGCTCTGAGGACAGCTGAAGGGATGGCAGATAGATCCAAAAGGGGAGGACTGACTGGGATTCTGTCACTACTGGAAACAACGCAAGGCGACATGTCAATCATAACATCTCAtatgttggtagtagcctagtgggtaacacactcgcctatgaaccagaagacccaggttcaaatcccacttactaccattgtgtccctgagcaagacacttaaccctaagttgctccagggggggactgtccctgtaactactgactgtaagtcgctctggataagggcgtcgggtaaatgctgtaaatctcaTGCATTTAGCTTTTCACAAATTCCAGTCACAGGTTGGACAGTATTTACCAGTCTGTAAATTTGATCAGAATCGACTGCTATAGTCTAGTTTCTCCGCTAGATGTTAAAGGGAATGTTCCCTTGGTGCGGGTGCTCTCTGACCTCTGTGCCACGAAGGCTCGGCAGGTGTTGGCCACGTGCTCCATTTGGAGGTAGGTGGCGGCGGCCAGGACCCCGGGCACCGTTCGGGGGGTGAGGGGCAGGCGCGAGGTGTACATGAAGTccagcagcagagacacgctGGCCGCGTCCAGGCTGTCAGGCAGAGGGAGGGACATGCCGCGCTCACCGCCGGCGCCCAGAACCCGCCGGGAAAACAGGGTGTAGAAGAACTCGCTGAGGGAGGGGAGCGTGAAAATTCAGATGTGCGCAAGGAGAGGCTTGGATTCAGCAATATGATTCCGCAAGGTAGGTGGTAAACACGGTTAGCTGAGGACTGAGCGTGCAGGAAACGTTGAGGTTTCGTATGAAGTTATTCATAATTagaaaattatgaaaaattagaaaaaagaggaaaagaatTGCAAGATGACTGAACCGAAAGGGGCggggaggagaaagagaggagtcTGTGTACTCAAGTCCGACCTGCAGGCGATGAGCACGGCACAGTGGGCCCTCAGCCTGGCAGTCCCCACCAGCAGGGTGGCATCAGTCAAAATGTCCCTGTGCCTCAGCTCGTTCAGGTTGAGCAGCACGTCGTTGGAGTGGCGCGTGAACTCCTTCACGTACCCCTCCACCGCGTCCCCTCCAGCGCCGCGCGTTCCATTCACCCGGTAGCCCTCCGCCACCTGCATTTTACTCATCCTGGTCAAAAGGAAATATTACACACTATTTCACACAtattggtgaaaaaaaaacttgcaccATGGTTCATGCATGGATTATATACCTTGTTTAGCCAGACAGCCAGCTCTGTGTACTTGGGGAGACCAGCTCCCTACTCGTACCTGTAGGGTAAGAACGAAAAAACAAAGTCGCATATTAACCTTGAACCCTGGACCTCAAAACCCCAGGAAGAATGCCCATGCACACTGCTGCAACAAATTTGAAGTAGAAACCACATGCAATGGAGTCGAATGGACATTCTTTGGATCATTTGTTCTGGTCGAGTACGATACACGGgtcacaaaaaaattacagcgCGCCACTTTGGAATTGCATCTGAGGGTGCCGAGCATCTCAATCCTAGGGGCACACGCGCATGCATGCGTCCGTCCACTCACCCCGACCAGCAGGGACGAGACAAAACTCGTCTTAGCGCTCCCTCGGCAGCCCTCTTGACCGTTCAGGATACCAGCCCAAGCCACAAGTGAGGGGTTCCCTTTGCCGTGGCTCAGTGACAATGGCCAGGGCTGTCGTTGGGCGGGGAGTCTTTATAACGTCGTGCAGGAAGCCCCCCATGCGGCCAGGGGCGGCCATTTCCTCCTTCCGCCAGCGGCCCACGCGCCGACCTGGACGCTTCGCAGGAAAGGTTGCGGCGCAGAGCTCCAGGTATTTTTAGTCGACTACTAGTGTTAGTTTAACCTTAACTGCGCTTCATCTTCAGTGTTTAGGGATCACAGGATCAGCTAGCCTGCATGTCAACCGCCGCTGTCTCCCTGCCCAAACAAGCAACCTCAGGGATAAAAGAGACCGAGGGGAAGTCCGAAGACACTGCAGGAGCTCCACGTCCACAACCCGAGACCTTCTGCTCCCTTGCCCGACTGTTGGCCAGCCAACTGGACTTTGCACGCGACCTAGTAGCCAAAGAAGCCAATGTTTAATTTTGAAGCATTCAAATTCGAATCAGTCCAACCTGCAACAGGAAAAACGAGTGAAGAACGGAGCCTCTTCATCACTGGTGATCAGACCCACCGGAACAGCCCTGGTCCCtcaaggcatggactccactagaccaCTGAAGGCGATATCTGGCACTGAGACGTTAGATGCTTGTAAGTTACGAGATGGTGTGTCCATGATTTTGGACGTGTTTACCAGCAGTTTTTGACAacgtcctgctgaaagagggcactgccaTTTCCATGAAGGTCAGCATCAATGTTAAGGCAGATGACACTTATaaaagtaacatccacatgaatggcATGCCCAAAAGCATCATGCTGCCTCCATCTGCTTGCTTTATTTCCACAATTCATCCTGTTGCCATGTGTTCTAGTGGCAGGCACACACCTGGCCATA contains these protein-coding regions:
- the LOC114771716 gene encoding B-cell lymphoma 6 protein-like isoform X4, producing MSKMQVAEGYRVNGTRGAGGDAVEGYVKEFTRHSNDVLLNLNELRHRDILTDATLLVGTARLRAHCAVLIACSEFFYTLFSRRVLGAGGERGMSLPLPDSLDAASVSLLLDFMYTSRLPLTPRTVPGVLAAATYLQMEHVANTCRAFVAQRVPGDQRGAAGFGTRSPDSPSQSGCHPNSPVEFSSCNLSPNLRSKPVPDPKACNWKKYKYIVLNPLCASNIKEEGPGDGQQDCICSPPAESSMEATPKMTNKDLPKADLEVGDRHGPVVLSGLSRPKPSFLPLQGFLAHSLDPILQPRTLLLKGDPARRSLYQHPSPEPEVADQNKHPVKREGSHSPISYSGNQGPPKASFTGEKPYRCGVCGAQFNRPANLKTHSRIHSGEKPYHCDTCGARFVQVAHLRAHVLIHTGEKPYPCHTCGTRFRHLQTLKSHLRIHTGEKPYSCEKCDLHFRHKSQLRLHLRQKHGAVTNTKVRYKVARVLNGPYQPAMLQAC
- the LOC114771716 gene encoding B-cell CLL/lymphoma 6 member B protein-like isoform X1, whose translation is MSKMQVAEGYRVNGTRGAGGDAVEGYVKEFTRHSNDVLLNLNELRHRDILTDATLLVGTARLRAHCAVLIACSEFFYTLFSRRVLGAGGERGMSLPLPDSLDAASVSLLLDFMYTSRLPLTPRTVPGVLAAATYLQMEHVANTCRAFVAQSSDRIPVSPPLLDLSAIPSAVLRAPPGGALSNSSMSCRTPTAPAAEAEECRDTARVPGDQRGAAGFGTRSPDSPSQSGCHPNSPVEFSSCNLSPNLRSKPVPDPKACNWKKYKYIVLNPLCASNIKEEGPGDGQQDCICSPPAESSMEATPKMTNKDLPKADLEVGDRHGPVVLSGLSRPKPSFLPLQGFLAHSLDPILQPRTLLLKGDPARRSLYQHPSPEPEVADQNKHPVKREGSHSPISYSGNQGPPKASFTGEKPYRCGVCGAQFNRPANLKTHSRIHSGEKPYHCDTCGARFVQVAHLRAHVLIHTGEKPYPCHTCGTRFRHLQTLKSHLRIHTGEKPYSCEKCDLHFRHKSQLRLHLRQKHGAVTNTKVRYKVARVLNGPYQPAMLQAC
- the LOC114771716 gene encoding B-cell CLL/lymphoma 6 member B protein-like isoform X2, giving the protein MSKMQVAEGYRVNGTRGAGGDAVEGYVKEFTRHSNDVLLNLNELRHRDILTDATLLVGTARLRAHCAVLIACSEFFYTLFSRRVLGAGGERGMSLPLPDSLDAASVSLLLDFMYTSRLPLTPRTVPGVLAAATYLQMEHVANTCRAFVAQSSDRIPVSPPLLDLSAIPSAVLRAPPGGALSNSSMSCRTPTAPAAEAEECRDTARVPGDQRGAAGFGTRSPDSPSQSGCHPNSPVEFSSCNLSPNLRSKPVPDPKACNWKKYKYIVLNPLCASNIKEEGPGDGQQDCICSPPAESSMEATPKMTNKDLPKADLEVGDRHGPVVLSGLSRPKPSFLPLQGFLAHSLDPILQPRTLLLKGDPARRSLYQHPSPEPEVADQNKHPVKREGSHSPISYSGNQGPPKASFTGEKPYRCGVCGAQFNRPANLKTHSRIHSGEKPYHCDTCGARFVQVAHLRAHVLIHTGEKPYPCHTCGTRFRHLQTLKSHLRIHTGEKPYSCEKCDLHFRHKSQLRLHLRQKHGAVTNTKVRYKVLNGPYQPAMLQAC
- the LOC114771716 gene encoding B-cell CLL/lymphoma 6 member B protein-like isoform X3, with product MSKMQVAEGYRVNGTRGAGGDAVEGYVKEFTRHSNDVLLNLNELRHRDILTDATLLVGTARLRAHCAVLIACSEFFYTLFSRRVLGAGGERGMSLPLPDSLDAASVSLLLDFMYTSRLPLTPRTVPGVLAAATYLQMEHVANTCRAFVAQSSDRIPVSPPLLDLSAIPSAVLRAPPGGALSNSSMSCRTPTAPAAEAEECRDTARVPGDQRGAAGFGTRSPDSPSQSGCHPNSPVEFSSCNLSPNLRSKPVPDPKACNWKKYKYIVLNPLCASNIKEEGPGDGQQDCICSPPAESSMEATPKMTNKDLPKADLEVGDRHGPVVLSGLSRPKPSFLPLQGFLAHSLDPILQPRTLLLKGDPARRSLYQHPSPEPEVADQNKHPVKREGSHSPISYSGNQGPPKASFTGEKPYRCGVCGAQFNRPANLKTHSRIHSGEKPYHCDTCGARFVQVAHLRAHVLIHTGEKPYPCHTCGTRFRHLQTLKSHLRIHTGEKPYSCEKCDLHFRHKSQLRLHLRQKHGAVTNTKVLNGPYQPAMLQAC